One region of Anser cygnoides isolate HZ-2024a breed goose chromosome 22, Taihu_goose_T2T_genome, whole genome shotgun sequence genomic DNA includes:
- the LOC106045960 gene encoding olfactory receptor 4S2-like, whose translation MINMENASSVKEFILLGLSENQVIQKICFVMFLFFYMIIMSGNLLIVVTVMSSQHLKSPMYFFLSYLSFVDICYSSVTAPKMIADFLIENKTISFVGCIAQLFGVHFFGCTEIFILTVMAYDRYTAICRPLHYTTLMTRRACDRMLICSWVGGFVHSMVQTLLTSFLPFCGPNKIDHFFCDVHPLLQLACTDTYAVGIIVVANSGMIALSCFFILVVSYIVILVSLKRQTSEGRHKALSTCGSHITVVILFFGPCTFSYIRPSSNLSEDKSVAVFYTVITPMLNPLIYTLRNEEVKNAIKKLWSKESGHEKGEV comes from the coding sequence ATGATTAACATGGAGAATGCAAGCAGCGTGAAGGAATTCATTCTTCTTGGACTCTCAGAAAATCaagtaattcagaaaatatgttttgttatgtttttattcttctatATGATTATCATGTCAGGAAATCTGCTCATTGTTGTCACTGTAATGAGCAGTCAACATCTGAAATCGCCcatgtatttcttcctttcctaccTATCCTTTGTAGATATCTGTTACTCTTCTGTCACAGCTCCCAAAATGATTGCTGACTTCCtcattgaaaataaaaccatctcCTTCGTGGGTTGCATAGCGCAGCTGTTCGGGGTACATTTCTTTGGCTGCACCGAGATCTTCATCCTCACAGTGATGGCCTATGATCGTTATACTGCTATCTGCAGACCTCTCCACTACACCACTCTCATGACCAGGCGTGCTTGTGACCGGATGTTGATCTGCTCATGGGTGGGAGGCTTTGTGCATTCCATGGTGCAAACGCTCCTAACCTCTTTTCTACCCTTTTGCGGCCCCAACAAAATTGACCACTTCTTCTGTGATGTCCACCCCCTACTACAACTGGCTTGTACTGACACCTATGCTGTGGGCATCATTGTTGTTGCCAACAGCGGAATGATAGCTCTGAGCTGTTTCTTCATCCTGGTTGTGTCCTACATTGTCATCCTGGTTTCCTTGAAAAGACAAACATCCGAAGGGCGACACAAGGCCCTCTCTACTTGTGGGTCCCACATCACTGTAGTGATTCTGTTCTTCGGGCCATGCACGTTCTCCTACATACGCCCGTCCAGCAATCTGTCAGAGGACAAGAGTGTGGCAGTGTTTTACACTGTCATCACACCCATGCTGAACCCACTCATCTATACACTCAGAAATGAGGAGGTGAAGAATGCCATAAAAAAACTGTGGAGTAAAGAATCAGGACATGAAAAGGGAGAGGTGTAG
- the LOC106045995 gene encoding olfactory receptor 6B1-like — translation MKNQTAINEFILLGFSYGLQVQTLLYLVFLVTYMVTITENAIIIFVVKRNHHLQKPMYYFLGNLSFLEIWYVSVTLPKLLFGFWSQNKTISFSSCMTQLYFFISLMCTECVLLAVMAYDRYLAVCHPLRYPAIMTHKLCLQLSILSWTGGFSISLVKVSFISRLTFCGPQVINHFFCDISPVLNLSCTDMSLAETVDFALALVILLVPLLTIIFSYCCILSTILSMPSTQGRRKAFSTCTSHFTVVIIFFSATLFMYARPRRIHPFNLNKIVSIFYAVFTPALNPLIYCLRNKEVKEVLRKIIVTSCSAHC, via the coding sequence ATGAAGAACCAAACTGCTATCAATGAGTTCATTCTTCTGGGATTTTCCTATGGTCTGCAGGTCCAGACCTTACTTTATCTGGTCTTTCTTGTCACCTATATGGTGACAATCACTGAGAATGCaatcatcatctttgtggtgaAAAGGAACCATCATCTACAGAAGCCCATGTATTATTTCTTGGGAAACTTGTCCTTCCTGGAGATTTGGTATGTCTCAGTAACGTTGCCCAAGCTTTTGTTTGGGTTCTGGTCGCAGAACAAGACCATCTCATTCTCCAGCTGCATGACCCAGTTATACTTCTTTATCTCCCTCATGTGCACTGAATGTGTCCTCCTGGCTGTaatggcctatgaccgctactTGGCTGTCTGCCATCCTCTGCGCTACCCAGCCATCATGACCCACAAGTTGTGCTTGCAGCTGTCAATTCTCTCATGGACAGGAGGCTTTTCTATTTCCTTGGTCAAGGTATCTTTTATTTCACGCCTCACATTCTGTGGCCCACAAGTCATAAACCACTTCTTTTGTGACATTTCTCCAGTCTTGAACCTTTCGTGCACTGACATGTCCCTTGCGGAAACAGTGGACTTTGCACTGGCTTTGGTGATCCTTCTGGTACCTCTCCTGACCATTATTTTCTCCTACTGCTGTATCTTGTCAACCATTTTGAGTATGCCTTCAAcccagggaaggagaaaagctttttccACTTGCACATCCCATTTCACTGTTGTCATCATCTTCTTTTCAGCCACTCTCTTCATGTATGCCAGGCCCAGAAGGATCCATCCATTCAACCTCAACAAGATAGTGTCCATCTTTTATGCGGTATTCACTCCAGCACTAAATCCTCTAATCTATTGTCTCAGGAACAAGGAAGTGAAAGAGGTTCTGAGAAAGATCATAGTCACAAGCTGCTCTGCACATTGCTAA
- the LOC106045996 gene encoding olfactory receptor 5AP2-like yields the protein MAEGNHTVVTKFFLLGFTDNLKLQVLLFTVFLLIYLLTLVGNLGLIVLIQINSKLHTPMYFFISNLSFLDVSYSTIIIPSTLMTLVSETKVISYTTCTTQLFLFCIAVTGECYLLAVMAYDRFIAICNPLLYPVIMSRRFCILLVCGSYFMSCVNATIQTLFIFRLSLCNSIIDHFFCDVPPILKLSCSDTYITDLVHFTCATVLIISTILLILISYICIGVTIYKLKSAKGRCKAFSTCASHLTVVAIFYGTGSFMYLRPSSKYSMEYDKIISMFYTLAIPMLNPIIYSLRNKEVKEALRRTITSLYCSL from the coding sequence ATGGCAGAAGGGAATCACACCGTGGTGACTAAGTTTTTCTTATTGGGATTCACCGACAACCTGAAGTTACAGGTCCTTCTCTTCACAGTGTTTCTACTTATCTATCTGTTGACCCTAGTGGGAAATCTGGGGCTGATCGTGCTCATCCAAATCAACTCCAagctccacacccccatgtacttcttcatCAGCAACCTTTCTTTCTTAGATGTCAGCTACTCCACCATCATTATACCCAGCACACTCATGACCCTTGTGTCTGAGACAAAAGTCATATCATACACAACATGCACAACTCAGCTCTTCCTGTTCTGCATTGCAGTGACAGGCGAGTGCTACCTCCTGGCAGTGATGGCATATGACCGATTTATAGCCATCTGCAACCCCTTGCTCTACCCTGTCATTATGTCTAGGAGGTTCTGCATCCTCCTTGTGTGTGGGTCCTACTTCATGAGTTGTGTGAATGCAACCATTCAGACTTTATTTATATTCCGCCTGTCCCTCTGCAATTCCATCATCgatcatttcttctgtgatgTGCCCCCCATCCTGAAGCTCTCCTGCTCTGATACTTACATCACTGACCTGGTCCATTTCACCTGTGCTACTGTGCTTATCATCTCAACGATCCTCCTTATTCTCATCTCCTATATCTGCATTGGGGTTACAATCTACAAGTTGAAATCTGCCAAAGGCAGATGCAAAGCCTTCTCCACATGTGCTTCCCATCTGACTGTTGTTGCCATCTTCTATGGGACAGGCTCCTTCATGTACTTACGACCCAGTTCAAAATACTCTATGGAGTATGACAAGATCATCTCTATGTTTTATACACTGGCAATACCCATGCTGAACCCTATAATTTACAGCTTGAGGAACAAGGAGGTCAAAGAAGCCCTTCGAAGGACAATAACAAGTCTGTATTGCTCTCTGTGA